The Methanomicrobia archaeon region CCTTCGTTACTCCAACGGTCATGCCGCGATCCTTGAACGAGCCCGACGGGTTCAGGCCCTCGTGCTTCACCCACAGATCACGCAGACCAAGGGTTTCCCCGAGCCGGTTGCAGCGGTAAAGAGGTGTGTTTCCCTCATGTATCGATACCGGTACGGTTTCCGCGCCGAACGGTAGCAACTCGCGATATTTCCATACGCCTTCGCCCGGCGCCTTAACGATCCTATCCGTATCTACGCGAGCGTAATCATAGGTGATATCCAGCAAACCCTCACACGCACGGCACGTGTAAACGATCTCATCCTTCGCGTAACGCGCGCCACAGCGTATGCATTCAACGTCGTAGTCTCTCATAATTCGTTTTTCGTGATAGTAAGTAGATAAAGCGAGAGAGCATAAAAAGCGTGAAATGGTTTTTGCGTTCCTAACCTAACGGCTCTGGGTTCGTATCTAACACACAGGTAGGACTGAGCCGCTGCGGAGATCCCGCGGAATGGGTGTTTATCGCAGGTTAGTTAAGTTAGTGTGCAGGCTCATCGAGCAGCTCGTATAAGTCACCTATGATGAATTCAGCGTTCTCTTCCGTGGTTTCCACCGTGCCTCGTCGCTCACGATCGAGATAATACGCGGTGATACCGATCTTGCGTGGATTGAGGAAATCGAAGACCCAGTGGTCACCGACGTGAACAACCCGCTGCGGCGCGATATCCAGGATCGTGCAGACACGGGCAAAGAATCCGTTGGTCTTCTTCACCTGCCCGAAATCGGAGGTTGCGGAGAAGATGTGGGAGAAGAACTTCTTGAGGGGCTGGATCTGGAAATCAATGAACTCGTGCGTGGCATTTGAGCTGACAATCAGGTCGTAGCCCGCGTCGCGCAGCGCACTCAGGACGGGCTCCACTTCGTCGTAGATCTGGATCAGATCCTGATATTTCGTAAAGAGCTCCTGATACGGGATATCCAGACCGAACTTCTGCAGCCAGTAGCGTATGGTATACCACTCGATCCGATGCTCGCCGACCCGGTCGTACTCGCTCGTAACGTAGCTGAACGCCTGCTCAAATGCCATGCCCTTCTTTTCCGCATACATCCGTGGTATGCCGTCGAGCCAGAAACGGTCAACGAATCCTGGCGTAACGAGGGTGCCGTCAACGTCAAATGATACAACCTTTATCTCTTTCCGCGCCCTGGCTGCTCGCAACATCTTGCCTTCTACTCAGCTTCGTCCAACCGGTCGATCGCACTCACACCGTAACCTGCTTAGCTTAGCAAAATCACGATCATGCGGGGATTTTACTGCAGCGTCAATCGGCTAATAGCGCTCTAGCCGCCGCGAGGCCGTTGCCGGTCTTCTCAATAGCCTTCTGCTCGTATAAGACCGCCTCAAGGACCTCCAGCGTCTTGAAAATTTCCGCGCTCGTGATATTGCCCATGGTGGCGATCCTGAAGATCTTGCCCTTCAAATCGCCCTGTCCGCCCGCAACGACGACGCCCTTTTTGCGCATGGCCGGCCGCAGGTCGCTATCGGAAATGCCCTTATCTACCGGCATATTCACCGCGGTCACCGTGTTGGAGTACTGACTCACCTCGTTGAGCCTCGGGAACAGGGACAGACCATTCTCCGTAATAGCTGCGCGAACCGCCTTCGCCATGGTCCGGTGCCGGGCGATCCGATTCGGCATTCCCTCCTCCGCAATGACCTTTAGCGCTTCATGGAGTGCGTAGAAGAGCGGTAACGCAGGCGTATACGGTGTCTGATCCTTATCCAGACTCTTCTTATGGGCAATAAGATCCTGGTAATACGGCCGGCTGGGGTTTGCCCGTATGAGCTCCCAGGCCTTCTCGCTGACCGAGAGTGCGGCCAAACCCGGCGGGACGCCCAGGCATTTCTGCGAGCCCACGATCGCGATATCCGCGCCGAGTTGGTCAACGGGAACCTCATCGCCACCGATGGAGGTGATACAATCGAGCACAAAGAGCGCATCATGCTGCTTCGCGAGCTTGCCCACCGCGCGTGCGGGATTGAGCATGCCGACCGAGGTCTCATTATGCACCATGGTCACGATCCGGGAATTAGGCGTGCTCTCCAAAGCAGCCTTGATTCCCTCCAGCTCGATCCCCGTGCCCCACTCGAAGTGAAGTGGCGTAACCGCCCGGGGGCCGCCATAGCGCTCTGCGATCTCAGTGAATCGCTCGCCGAATTTGCCGTTCGCCACAGTAACGACGTTGATCTCCGGCTCTCCTGTGCCCATCGCGCGCGTGAGCAGATTACCTACCGCCGCTTCCATAGCACAGGTACCAGATCCGCTGAGCACGAAGAGGTCGTTCTTGGTCTGGA contains the following coding sequences:
- a CDS encoding alanine--glyoxylate aminotransferase family protein, giving the protein MIPGPVPVIKRIRETMARPMIFHRGDEFAQILRESVDGLKNVFQTKNDLFVLSGSGTCAMEAAVGNLLTRAMGTGEPEINVVTVANGKFGERFTEIAERYGGPRAVTPLHFEWGTGIELEGIKAALESTPNSRIVTMVHNETSVGMLNPARAVGKLAKQHDALFVLDCITSIGGDEVPVDQLGADIAIVGSQKCLGVPPGLAALSVSEKAWELIRANPSRPYYQDLIAHKKSLDKDQTPYTPALPLFYALHEALKVIAEEGMPNRIARHRTMAKAVRAAITENGLSLFPRLNEVSQYSNTVTAVNMPVDKGISDSDLRPAMRKKGVVVAGGQGDLKGKIFRIATMGNITSAEIFKTLEVLEAVLYEQKAIEKTGNGLAAARALLAD
- a CDS encoding HAD family hydrolase — translated: MLRAARARKEIKVVSFDVDGTLVTPGFVDRFWLDGIPRMYAEKKGMAFEQAFSYVTSEYDRVGEHRIEWYTIRYWLQKFGLDIPYQELFTKYQDLIQIYDEVEPVLSALRDAGYDLIVSSNATHEFIDFQIQPLKKFFSHIFSATSDFGQVKKTNGFFARVCTILDIAPQRVVHVGDHWVFDFLNPRKIGITAYYLDRERRGTVETTEENAEFIIGDLYELLDEPAH